In one Thermaerobacter sp. PB12/4term genomic region, the following are encoded:
- a CDS encoding type II CAAX prenyl endopeptidase Rce1 family protein has protein sequence MKDLIILWLSGGNDAWWSVLVAMGNPWQVLDLGAVLALIVVGMQIAVATCLPDRLWADDGTNAFFSQLSYLHIFLLMALTALAEEIFFRAAIQSLLVEWLHSVAAGIAVPAAIFAVAQRARPASCASASRAAPATASSWG, from the coding sequence GTGAAGGACCTCATCATCCTGTGGCTGAGTGGCGGTAACGACGCCTGGTGGTCGGTCCTCGTGGCGATGGGCAACCCGTGGCAGGTTCTGGACCTGGGAGCGGTTTTGGCCCTTATCGTGGTGGGGATGCAAATCGCCGTGGCCACCTGCCTGCCGGACAGGTTATGGGCCGACGACGGAACCAACGCGTTCTTCAGCCAGCTCAGCTATCTGCACATCTTTCTTCTCATGGCCTTGACCGCTCTTGCGGAGGAGATCTTCTTCCGGGCGGCCATCCAATCGCTCCTCGTCGAGTGGTTGCACTCCGTTGCCGCAGGGATCGCGGTTCCGGCAGCCATCTTTGCCGTGGCCCAAAGGGCCCGCCCGGCCAGTTGTGCCAGCGCTTCTCGCGCCGCCCCGGCCACGGCGTCCTCGTGGGGATGA
- a CDS encoding DUF4367 domain-containing protein, which translates to MEGVILVSVQHAEAQQVELRYVASGGHFVIRERWLNGQTAFGSLYDTDDARVHRVSVGRSPGTLIVHKAGYVQLTWAIRGYALTVEGTIEPQDALRVPESLGPSAAPGR; encoded by the coding sequence TTGGAAGGCGTAATCCTGGTTTCGGTTCAGCATGCGGAAGCCCAGCAGGTTGAGCTTCGATATGTGGCGTCGGGTGGCCATTTTGTCATCCGAGAGCGCTGGCTCAATGGACAAACCGCGTTCGGTAGCCTGTACGATACAGATGATGCCCGGGTGCACAGGGTGTCCGTCGGTAGATCCCCAGGGACGCTCATCGTGCACAAGGCGGGCTATGTTCAGTTGACTTGGGCCATCCGTGGGTACGCATTGACGGTCGAAGGCACCATTGAACCGCAAGACGCCCTCCGGGTCCCGGAGTCCCTTGGCCCGTCCGCTGCCCCAGGGCGTTAG
- a CDS encoding ABC transporter ATP-binding protein gives MIGTGTPPGLEIAGLRKSFGTVAAVREVSFRVPAGTAFGVVGPNGAGKTTTLRMIVNILSPDAGHIHFHGRPVGELPPRAFGYLPEERGLYPRMRVREQLAFFGELAGLPGGEARRRANAWIERLGLGPWADKPAQALSKGNAQKAQLATALLHEPQLIVLDEPFSGLDPVNVDVLKGIIQEQVRSGRTLLFSSHRMGHVEELCEGVCLIAGGRSILAGTLDEVKRADGRRTLRLAFAGAAAAAAAERYEVVARDLGLTVSRRGADYWEYLIEPGRPVDPGALLDRIRAFGVPIRFEIGLPSLERIYIDRVEGLGGGPGAGASSRQSGEVRP, from the coding sequence GTGATCGGGACGGGCACCCCGCCGGGCCTGGAGATCGCAGGGTTACGGAAGTCTTTTGGCACCGTCGCGGCGGTGCGGGAGGTCAGTTTCCGGGTGCCGGCGGGCACCGCTTTCGGTGTCGTGGGGCCCAACGGGGCCGGCAAGACCACGACCCTGCGCATGATCGTGAACATTCTCTCGCCCGACGCCGGTCACATCCACTTTCACGGGCGACCCGTAGGGGAGTTGCCGCCCCGGGCTTTCGGGTATCTCCCCGAGGAACGCGGTCTTTACCCCCGCATGCGTGTGCGCGAGCAGCTGGCCTTCTTCGGCGAGCTGGCCGGCCTGCCCGGCGGCGAGGCTCGGCGACGGGCGAATGCCTGGATCGAGCGCCTGGGACTGGGGCCGTGGGCGGACAAGCCCGCCCAGGCGCTGTCCAAGGGGAACGCCCAGAAGGCCCAACTGGCCACGGCTCTCCTGCACGAGCCGCAGTTGATCGTGCTGGATGAGCCCTTCAGCGGCCTCGACCCGGTCAACGTCGATGTACTCAAAGGCATCATCCAGGAGCAGGTTCGCTCCGGGCGCACGCTGCTGTTCTCCAGCCACCGCATGGGCCACGTGGAAGAACTCTGTGAGGGCGTATGCCTGATCGCCGGCGGCCGTTCCATTCTGGCCGGCACCCTGGACGAGGTGAAGCGGGCCGACGGGCGCCGGACCTTGCGGCTGGCCTTCGCCGGGGCGGCTGCCGCAGCGGCGGCGGAACGCTACGAGGTCGTCGCCCGGGACCTGGGGCTGACCGTGTCCCGGCGCGGCGCCGACTACTGGGAGTACCTGATCGAGCCCGGGCGACCGGTCGACCCGGGCGCCCTCCTGGATCGTATCCGGGCGTTCGGCGTGCCGATCCGCTTTGAGATCGGCCTGCCCAGCCTGGAGCGGATCTACATCGACCGGGTGGAAGGGCTGGGCGGGGGACCGGGTGCCGGGGCCTCCTCCCGCCAGTCCGGGGAGGTGCGGCCGTGA
- a CDS encoding carbohydrate ABC transporter permease, with amino-acid sequence MKALPWHLVLIVACGVSLLPIAWMVGTAFKFQDEIFTSFLSPIPHRPTLSNFLYVWDRIPFARYFFNSLVVAALVTAVQLVTATLAAYGFTQFRFPGREFLFYAVVASMLVPVQVTMLPNYLVVARLGWLDSYAGLMAPHLAEAMGIFLLRQAFRSVPASLVEAARLEGATHLQVIRKVFIPNLRPVFIALGILVFINTWNEYLWPLLVIKDENMFTLPLALQLFVSEEGGTSWGPMMAAATLAALPPLLAYWVAQRYVVQTFLSAGIKG; translated from the coding sequence ATGAAGGCACTTCCCTGGCATCTGGTGCTCATTGTCGCTTGCGGCGTCAGCCTGTTGCCCATCGCCTGGATGGTCGGCACCGCCTTCAAGTTCCAGGACGAGATCTTCACCAGCTTCCTCAGCCCGATCCCGCACCGACCGACCCTCTCGAACTTCCTCTACGTGTGGGACCGGATTCCCTTCGCCCGGTACTTCTTCAATTCCCTGGTGGTGGCGGCGCTGGTGACGGCGGTGCAGCTGGTGACCGCCACGCTGGCGGCCTACGGGTTCACCCAGTTCCGCTTCCCCGGCCGGGAGTTCCTGTTCTACGCGGTGGTCGCCAGCATGTTGGTGCCCGTGCAGGTGACCATGCTGCCCAACTACCTGGTGGTGGCGCGGCTCGGCTGGCTCGACTCCTACGCGGGCCTCATGGCGCCCCACCTGGCGGAGGCCATGGGCATCTTCTTGTTGCGGCAAGCCTTTCGCTCGGTACCCGCCAGTCTGGTGGAGGCGGCCCGCCTGGAGGGGGCGACCCACCTGCAGGTGATCCGCAAGGTCTTCATCCCGAACCTGCGCCCGGTGTTCATCGCCCTGGGCATCCTGGTGTTCATCAACACCTGGAACGAGTATCTCTGGCCGCTTCTGGTCATCAAGGACGAGAACATGTTCACGCTGCCCCTGGCGCTGCAGTTGTTCGTCAGCGAGGAGGGCGGCACTTCCTGGGGCCCCATGATGGCAGCGGCGACGCTGGCGGCCCTGCCCCCGCTGCTGGCCTACTGGGTGGCCCAGCGTTACGTGGTCCAAACGTTCCTTTCGGCGGGGATCAAGGGTTGA
- a CDS encoding sugar phosphate isomerase/epimerase: MWLSTLPILYGAAASGAWDEPYRSTRSWSGGLEIFAEGSVWSNPEEACRRLAACLERWEGPRSVHAPFWEINLASPFPDRARWSVEVLRQVVQVAAAGGAEFVVVHTHDTAAPLFDRAAARERVLSALRTLAEEAAGRGVRLAVENIGVGAFSLFNRDEFVALFAEVPGAVALLDVGHAHLNGWPLAETIVALGPRLYALHVHDNHGGADEHLPVGEGTIDWQPVWQALRQLPRPPVLILEYAPGTPVSRQVYDALRIGAWLSGPDRGGGGAAAGSNGPEELAVSAREGAHPPVVPVGDGAEGPAGGAGGGAEGAAASARGAAWGPRRRQGT, encoded by the coding sequence ATGTGGTTGAGTACGCTTCCCATCTTGTACGGCGCGGCGGCGTCCGGCGCGTGGGACGAGCCTTACCGGTCGACCCGGTCCTGGTCGGGAGGTCTGGAGATCTTCGCCGAGGGTTCCGTCTGGTCGAACCCGGAGGAAGCCTGCCGCCGGTTGGCGGCCTGCCTGGAAAGGTGGGAGGGGCCGCGCAGCGTCCACGCCCCCTTCTGGGAGATCAACCTCGCCTCGCCCTTCCCTGACCGTGCCCGTTGGTCCGTGGAGGTCTTGCGGCAAGTGGTGCAGGTCGCAGCGGCGGGTGGGGCCGAGTTCGTCGTGGTCCACACCCACGACACCGCCGCGCCCCTCTTCGACCGGGCGGCGGCCCGTGAGCGGGTGCTGTCGGCACTGCGGACCCTGGCGGAGGAGGCGGCGGGCCGCGGCGTGCGCCTGGCGGTGGAGAACATCGGCGTGGGCGCGTTCTCCCTCTTCAACCGGGACGAATTTGTCGCCCTCTTTGCGGAGGTGCCGGGGGCCGTGGCCTTGCTGGATGTGGGGCACGCCCACCTCAACGGCTGGCCGCTGGCGGAGACCATCGTCGCCCTCGGCCCCCGGCTGTACGCCCTCCACGTGCACGACAACCACGGCGGGGCTGACGAGCACTTGCCGGTGGGTGAGGGGACCATCGACTGGCAGCCGGTCTGGCAGGCCCTCCGACAGCTCCCGCGACCGCCGGTGCTGATTCTGGAGTACGCCCCGGGGACGCCGGTGTCGCGGCAGGTCTACGATGCCCTCCGGATCGGCGCCTGGCTGTCCGGCCCCGACCGGGGTGGAGGCGGTGCAGCGGCCGGGAGTAATGGGCCGGAGGAGCTCGCGGTATCCGCCAGGGAGGGGGCCCATCCGCCGGTAGTGCCCGTCGGCGATGGGGCGGAAGGCCCGGCCGGTGGCGCCGGTGGCGGCGCAGAGGGGGCCGCGGCGAGCGCCAGGGGCGCGGCCTGGGGACCGCGCCGCCGGCAGGGGACGTGA
- a CDS encoding ABC transporter permease, which produces MNQFRVLVRREFLEMTRSTAYKVTTAVAILLVAGLAFLPALMDWLGRLDQRRVAVLDEGTGLVAALQEVLDAGVPAADLVLEPWAGPADEAAVEQAVREERVDGVLWLKPVAGPQAVAARYVSRDYQRDAVSALSAAVSQAALPLRLQRAGIDQAAFQAVLAPVPLQEVVLEPGKEPRESLVAQGLGYLLMLVLYIALAMYGSMALYGVTTEKTSRIAEVLLVATRPGTLLVSKLVGLGAAGLLQFLLMAVVGVGAVLVRGQLGSPVSLEDLQLSSVPVGTWAWLLVFFLLGFLMYSALYAAMGAMVSRPEEVQNASGLPTIILVVAYIVAIVALVTPGGQVATIASFVPFLTPLIMFARVVTLEPPLWQPLLGVAVNLAVLWLLLRWAGRVYRDNLLVQQPFSLRRAFRPGRAVRS; this is translated from the coding sequence GTGAATCAGTTCCGCGTGCTGGTGCGGCGCGAGTTCTTGGAGATGACCCGCTCCACGGCGTACAAAGTGACGACGGCCGTGGCCATCCTGCTGGTGGCGGGCCTGGCCTTCCTGCCGGCCCTCATGGACTGGCTGGGCAGACTGGATCAGCGGCGGGTGGCCGTCCTCGACGAGGGCACGGGCCTGGTCGCCGCGCTCCAAGAGGTGCTGGATGCCGGGGTGCCGGCCGCCGACCTGGTTCTGGAACCGTGGGCGGGGCCGGCCGACGAGGCCGCCGTGGAGCAGGCGGTCCGGGAGGAACGGGTGGACGGCGTCCTCTGGCTCAAGCCGGTGGCGGGACCGCAAGCCGTCGCGGCCCGGTACGTGTCCCGGGATTACCAGCGCGACGCGGTCTCGGCCCTCTCCGCCGCCGTGAGCCAGGCGGCCCTGCCCCTGCGCCTGCAGCGGGCGGGTATCGACCAGGCCGCTTTTCAGGCGGTACTGGCTCCCGTTCCCTTGCAGGAGGTGGTCCTGGAGCCGGGGAAGGAGCCGCGGGAGTCCCTGGTTGCCCAGGGCCTGGGCTACCTGCTCATGCTCGTCCTGTACATCGCCCTCGCCATGTACGGCAGCATGGCGCTATACGGCGTCACCACGGAGAAGACATCGCGCATCGCCGAGGTGCTGCTGGTGGCCACCCGCCCCGGCACTCTCCTCGTCTCCAAGCTCGTGGGCCTGGGGGCCGCCGGTTTGCTGCAGTTCCTGCTGATGGCGGTCGTGGGGGTGGGCGCGGTCCTGGTACGGGGGCAGCTGGGGAGCCCGGTGTCACTGGAGGACCTGCAGCTCTCCAGCGTGCCCGTGGGAACCTGGGCCTGGCTTCTCGTCTTCTTCCTTCTGGGCTTCCTGATGTACTCGGCCCTCTACGCCGCCATGGGGGCGATGGTCAGCCGCCCGGAGGAGGTTCAGAATGCCTCGGGGCTGCCGACCATAATTCTTGTGGTCGCATACATCGTAGCGATAGTTGCCCTTGTCACGCCGGGGGGGCAGGTGGCCACCATCGCTTCCTTCGTCCCGTTCCTGACCCCCCTGATCATGTTCGCCCGCGTCGTCACGCTGGAACCTCCCCTGTGGCAGCCGCTCCTGGGTGTGGCCGTCAACCTGGCCGTCCTGTGGCTGCTTCTCCGCTGGGCCGGGCGCGTGTACCGGGACAACCTACTGGTCCAGCAACCCTTCTCCCTGCGGCGGGCCTTCCGCCCGGGGCGGGCGGTGCGCTCCTGA
- a CDS encoding diguanylate cyclase, translating to MHRASVVPQSRAWAHERGLGVWVRANHIITSLVVALAVERQALDNWLLLSLVFGGAYGLYLAWLRRRPVTEDVVLPAVACSLAFLVYVNLNFILTDDAGLAGEIWRSGPAVLLMVTEVFYVARFLPLRPTLAVSGAAFTFSYLRAYMLVRQSFARPNEAFGTIIRTPEVWAVVLETWAMVPLLLFILREYYLSRQKAETDGLTGLLNHRSFYETLSGLLREGRDRGRPVSLVLLDVDHFKRFNDRYGHRSGDRVLQEVAGLLCADVRRTDVVFRYGGEEFAVLLPGASSQEALDIAERLRSRVESHLFRDARNRPVGRVTVSAGVATFPDHAGTAEQLVEAADQALYAAKYSSRNAVRVCGQATAPEAAEGVAYRPSPGIALRRCQE from the coding sequence GTGCACCGGGCGAGCGTGGTCCCCCAGTCCCGCGCCTGGGCCCACGAGCGCGGGTTGGGCGTGTGGGTGCGTGCCAACCACATCATCACCAGCCTGGTGGTCGCCCTGGCCGTCGAGCGCCAGGCGTTGGACAACTGGCTGCTGCTATCCCTCGTGTTCGGCGGTGCCTACGGCCTGTACCTGGCCTGGCTCCGCCGGCGGCCGGTCACCGAGGACGTGGTCCTGCCCGCGGTGGCGTGCAGCCTCGCCTTTCTCGTCTACGTCAACCTGAACTTCATCCTCACCGATGATGCCGGCCTCGCCGGTGAGATCTGGCGCAGCGGCCCGGCCGTGTTGCTGATGGTGACCGAGGTGTTCTACGTGGCCCGCTTCCTGCCGTTACGCCCGACCCTGGCGGTGTCGGGGGCGGCCTTCACCTTCAGCTACCTGCGCGCCTATATGCTGGTGAGGCAGTCCTTCGCCAGGCCCAACGAGGCCTTCGGCACCATCATCCGGACTCCCGAGGTGTGGGCGGTGGTCCTGGAAACCTGGGCGATGGTGCCGCTGCTCCTGTTCATCCTGCGTGAGTACTACCTGAGCCGCCAGAAGGCCGAGACCGACGGCCTCACCGGCCTGCTCAACCACCGCTCCTTCTACGAGACCCTGTCGGGCCTGCTGCGGGAGGGGCGAGACCGCGGCCGCCCGGTGTCGCTGGTCTTGCTGGACGTGGACCACTTCAAGCGCTTCAACGACCGTTACGGCCACCGCAGCGGCGATCGGGTGCTGCAGGAGGTGGCCGGCCTGTTGTGTGCCGACGTGCGCCGCACCGACGTGGTGTTTCGCTACGGGGGCGAGGAGTTTGCCGTCTTGCTGCCCGGAGCCTCTTCGCAGGAGGCTTTGGACATCGCCGAGCGCCTGCGCTCCCGGGTGGAGTCGCACCTCTTCCGTGACGCCCGCAACCGGCCGGTGGGCCGGGTCACCGTTTCCGCGGGGGTCGCCACCTTCCCCGACCACGCGGGCACGGCGGAGCAGCTGGTGGAAGCGGCCGATCAGGCCCTGTACGCGGCCAAGTACTCATCCCGCAATGCCGTCCGCGTCTGCGGGCAGGCGACGGCGCCCGAAGCGGCGGAGGGCGTGGCGTATCGGCCCTCGCCGGGAATCGCGCTGCGGAGGTGTCAGGAATGA
- a CDS encoding ABC transporter substrate-binding protein: MKVAGYRRWAAGAGLAMAMLVTTVTAGCGGAPTSASGGGSSAGGPVTIEYWHVNSADWGGPATDEIVRRFNQSHPDIRVEAKFIPGNYKGIIENVQAAVAAGRPPAVIQVGYNFLDYVAQNLPHLPVEEAARRDTNDPDFLSNFLPQVLDLGRVGGKLEGMPFSISNPVLYYNADLFRQAGLDPDRPPATWEEVREYARIIKEKTGAYGFYMQQPPDFWIEQALIESNGARLLISENGKRETGIGSPEAIEAFRLYADMVLKDKTALHAKWEEGNQAFAAGRVGILITTIAKRSYFEENSTFDLRTAKFPTFGSKPRRVPAGGNALFILAQDPRQQEAAWEFIKYMVSPEALTIWVKGTGYLPPHKDATKEAYLGPFLRENPLMKPALEQLPDVVPWTSFPGESGLQIVEILLNTRDDILGGRREPEEALPDAARRINDLLSRTGQ; the protein is encoded by the coding sequence ATGAAGGTGGCCGGGTACCGTCGCTGGGCTGCGGGGGCGGGACTCGCCATGGCGATGCTGGTCACGACGGTGACGGCGGGCTGCGGCGGGGCGCCGACCTCCGCCTCCGGGGGCGGGTCGTCGGCCGGGGGGCCGGTGACCATCGAGTACTGGCACGTCAACTCGGCCGACTGGGGCGGTCCCGCCACCGACGAGATCGTCCGGCGGTTCAACCAGTCGCATCCGGACATCCGGGTGGAGGCCAAGTTCATCCCGGGGAATTACAAGGGGATCATTGAGAACGTGCAGGCTGCCGTCGCCGCGGGGCGGCCGCCGGCGGTGATCCAGGTGGGGTACAACTTCCTGGACTACGTGGCCCAGAACCTGCCCCACCTGCCCGTGGAGGAGGCCGCCCGTCGTGACACCAACGACCCCGACTTCCTGTCGAACTTCCTGCCGCAGGTCCTCGACCTGGGCCGGGTCGGGGGCAAGCTGGAAGGCATGCCCTTCTCCATCTCCAACCCGGTGCTCTATTACAACGCCGACCTCTTCCGGCAGGCCGGGCTCGACCCCGATCGCCCGCCCGCCACGTGGGAGGAAGTGCGGGAATACGCCCGCATCATCAAGGAAAAGACCGGGGCCTACGGCTTCTACATGCAGCAGCCGCCGGACTTCTGGATCGAGCAGGCCCTGATCGAATCCAACGGGGCGCGGCTCCTGATCTCCGAGAACGGCAAGCGGGAGACGGGGATCGGCAGCCCGGAGGCCATCGAGGCCTTCCGCCTGTACGCGGACATGGTGTTGAAGGACAAGACCGCCCTCCACGCCAAGTGGGAGGAGGGCAACCAGGCCTTCGCGGCCGGTCGCGTCGGGATCCTGATCACCACCATCGCCAAGCGGTCGTACTTCGAGGAGAACAGCACGTTCGACCTGCGCACGGCCAAATTCCCTACCTTCGGCTCCAAGCCCCGCCGGGTTCCCGCGGGGGGCAACGCCCTCTTCATCCTGGCCCAGGACCCGCGCCAGCAGGAGGCGGCCTGGGAGTTCATCAAGTACATGGTCTCGCCTGAGGCGCTGACCATCTGGGTCAAGGGCACGGGTTACCTGCCGCCCCACAAGGACGCCACGAAAGAGGCCTACCTGGGTCCCTTCCTGCGGGAGAACCCCTTGATGAAGCCGGCCCTTGAGCAGTTGCCCGATGTGGTGCCCTGGACCAGCTTCCCGGGGGAGTCCGGTCTCCAGATCGTGGAGATCTTGCTCAACACCCGCGACGACATTCTGGGTGGCCGGCGGGAACCGGAAGAGGCGTTGCCGGACGCGGCCCGGCGTATCAACGACCTGTTGAGCCGCACCGGGCAGTGA
- a CDS encoding EAL domain-containing protein has product MALRARCFPGKTLFLNVSPDAFVLEPDTYAAYLGQQRDVVVEIPERCCPRVGDVARRLHQLGVPIALDDFGVGTEDLERLVTLRPEYVKIDRKLVAGLGSSERRHRLIRHLAGLIKAMGATPIAEGVEAGEDAAALPGAGIDLAQGYHFAAPVPRTLFEHEEVVSGNEALAVIGCRTRCRR; this is encoded by the coding sequence CTGGCGCTGCGGGCGCGCTGTTTTCCCGGCAAGACCCTGTTCCTCAACGTCTCCCCGGACGCGTTCGTGCTGGAACCGGACACCTACGCGGCCTACCTGGGCCAGCAACGGGATGTGGTGGTGGAGATCCCGGAACGATGCTGTCCCAGGGTGGGGGACGTGGCCCGGCGCCTGCATCAGCTGGGCGTGCCCATCGCCCTCGACGACTTCGGCGTCGGTACGGAGGACCTGGAGCGATTGGTGACCCTGCGCCCGGAATACGTCAAGATCGACCGCAAGCTGGTGGCCGGCCTCGGCTCCTCCGAGCGCCGGCACCGGCTGATCCGTCACCTGGCAGGGCTGATCAAGGCCATGGGAGCCACGCCCATCGCCGAGGGGGTGGAAGCCGGCGAGGATGCGGCGGCCCTGCCCGGCGCCGGCATCGACCTGGCGCAGGGCTACCACTTCGCGGCGCCCGTGCCGCGCACCCTCTTCGAACACGAAGAGGTCGTGTCCGGCAACGAAGCACTCGCCGTTATCGGCTGCCGCACCAGGTGCCGGCGCTGA
- a CDS encoding carbohydrate ABC transporter permease, translated as MRRHLTPYLFILPALLPLLVFVFRPLVVTFSLSLFDWNLVSPERVWAGAGNYREILGSGEFWVAVGNTLLYGAGLLLANVAVPVLLAYGIMQVPRRWQAVYRSVLFTPTVISLAVASVIFLWLYNPLIGAFNVGLRALGLDPPAWLSDHRWALWAVVGVTAWKAFGYSFIVYLAGLMAVPGELVEAARVEKAREGQIFRRVVLPLTSATLLYLVVTSLITGVQYSFVPVHMLTGGGPNESSTNLVYLTYQYAFQFFRVGEAAAVAILAFSFYLPLILLQALVLERRVHYES; from the coding sequence ATGAGGCGACATCTGACCCCCTACCTGTTCATCTTGCCGGCCCTGTTGCCGCTGCTGGTCTTCGTCTTCCGGCCCCTGGTGGTGACCTTCTCCCTCAGCCTGTTCGACTGGAACCTGGTGAGCCCGGAACGGGTCTGGGCGGGTGCCGGCAACTACCGGGAGATCCTGGGGAGCGGCGAGTTCTGGGTGGCCGTGGGCAACACCCTTCTCTACGGGGCAGGGCTCCTTCTGGCCAACGTTGCGGTTCCCGTGCTCCTGGCTTACGGAATCATGCAGGTGCCCCGGCGATGGCAGGCCGTCTATCGCTCCGTGCTCTTCACGCCCACGGTGATCTCCCTGGCCGTGGCCTCGGTGATCTTCCTGTGGCTCTACAACCCCCTGATCGGCGCCTTCAACGTCGGCCTGCGGGCCCTCGGCCTCGATCCGCCCGCCTGGCTGAGCGACCACCGCTGGGCGCTGTGGGCGGTGGTCGGCGTGACGGCCTGGAAGGCCTTCGGCTATAGCTTCATCGTTTACTTGGCGGGCCTCATGGCCGTCCCCGGCGAGCTGGTGGAGGCCGCCCGGGTCGAAAAGGCCCGGGAGGGCCAGATCTTCCGCCGCGTCGTGTTGCCGCTGACCTCGGCCACCCTGCTGTACCTGGTGGTGACCTCCCTCATCACCGGGGTGCAGTACAGCTTTGTGCCCGTGCATATGCTCACGGGCGGTGGTCCCAATGAGAGCAGCACCAACCTGGTCTATCTGACCTATCAGTACGCCTTCCAGTTCTTCCGGGTGGGCGAGGCGGCGGCGGTGGCGATCCTCGCCTTCTCCTTCTACCTTCCCCTGATCCTGCTCCAGGCCCTGGTGTTGGAGAGGCGGGTGCACTATGAAAGTTGA